In a single window of the Salmo trutta chromosome 21, fSalTru1.1, whole genome shotgun sequence genome:
- the LOC115156827 gene encoding protein FAM110B — protein sequence MPTETLTPLADSKPPGHGAAFASTVPLRILNKGPDYFRRQVEPNPKRLSAVERLEADKSKYVKSQEVINAKQEPVKPPLLAKPPVCPAVAKRGANGGGGGGGDLKASNNNSKSDTCTTTSKRENLNLEILKNLLNSSGSTSEGHAKSATLKPGARSWAPHRSIPTTTDCSEPTSLHSFSESLKVPPPVPGRRSPQGGNAQGGNLNLSRRLLEERGEVNRSPLHASHSSSDIRRLCNGKPLRVARSSSSSAPPVPPKPSPKVLAPLCDNVPQAPESEATPTPPSSAAPAEQLELELGSSVARRPSLHRSKSDLSDRYARAGADVERFFNYCGLDPEELESVGVESFARANSDIISLNFRSASMISSDCDQSRHSNEDMTDEEEDASERVPYGISAVERNARVIKWLYSIKQARESQKVSHV from the coding sequence ATGCCCACCGAGACCCTGACGCCGCTGGCAGATAGCAAGCCCCCCGGCCATGGGGCGGCCTTTGCCTCCACCGTCCCACTGCGCATACTCAACAAAGGGCCCGACTACTTCCGGCGCCAGGTGGAGCCCAACCCTAAGCGGCTGAGCGCTGTGGAGCGGCTGGAGGCGGACAAGTCGAAGTACGTCAAGAGCCAGGAGGTCATCAACGCCAAGCAGGAGCCTGTTAAGCCCCCGCTGCTGGCCAAGCCGCCTGTCTGCCCTGCCGTGGCTAAGAGAGGGGCGAATGGGggcggtggtggtgggggggacctCAAGGCATCCAACAACAACTCCAAGTCAGACACGTGCACCACCACCAGCAAACGAGAGAACCTCAATCTGGAGATCCTTAAGAACCTCTTGAACAGCTCCGGCTCGACCTCTGAGGGCCACGCTAAGAGCGCTACTCTAAAGCCTGGGGCCAGGAGCTGGGCCCCCCACCGCTCCATCCCCACCACTACGGACTGCTCTGAGCCCACCAGCCTCCATTCCTTCTCCGAGTCCCTCAAGGTGCCTCCCCCTGTACCCGGCCGTCGGAGCCCACAGGGGGGCAACGCCCAGGGGGGCAACCTGAACCTCAGCCGCCGCCTGCTGGAGGAGCGGGGCGAGGTTAACCGCTCACCCCTCCACGCCTCCCACAGCTCTTCCGACATTCGCAGGCTATGCAACGGTAAGCCTCTAAGGGTGGCCCGAAGTAGCAGCAGCTCCGCACCTCCCGTACCCCCTAAGCCCAGCCCCAAAGTCCTTGCCCCCCTCTGTGACAACGTCCCCCAGGCCCCTGAGAGCGAGGCCACCCCCACGCCGCCCTCCTCTGCCGCCCCAGCTGAGCAGTTGGAGCTAGAGCTGGGGAGCTCTGTGGCCCGCCGGCCGTCCCTGCATCGCTCTAAGTCGGACCTGAGCGACCGTTACGCACGAGCCGGTGCCGACGTGGAGCGCTTCTTTAACTACTGTGGGCTGGACCCCGAAGAGCTGGAGAGTGTGGGCGTAGAGAGCTTCGCCCGTGCCAACTCCGACATCATCTCCCTCAACTTCCGCAGCGCCAGCATGATCAGCTCGGACTGCGACCAATCACGGCACAGCAACGAGGACATGACGGACGAGGAGGAAGATGCGAGCGAACGCGTGCCTTACGGGATCTCGGCCGTAGAACGCAACGCCCGCGTCATCAAATGGCTGTACAGCATCAAACAGGCACGCGAGTCGCAGAAAGTATCTCATGTCtaa